A window from Thermoanaerobacterales bacterium encodes these proteins:
- a CDS encoding DUF4912 domain-containing protein has product MYPPLPEDHNALVLLVQSPGVIHAYWTLSGEFWVAITARGEFALRLYELYDDRPGFLGFHEVRPGCRTGNWYFRQLDPNAVYRGELGRIEGGKFFPYLTSRPVETPPDGVVETPDGPPPPPDDAPLPAAEGPPPWSGSLPREGR; this is encoded by the coding sequence GTGTACCCACCGCTTCCCGAAGACCACAACGCTTTGGTCCTTCTCGTGCAGAGCCCGGGGGTGATCCATGCCTACTGGACTCTAAGCGGGGAGTTCTGGGTGGCGATAACGGCCCGGGGCGAATTCGCCTTGCGGCTCTATGAACTCTACGATGACCGCCCCGGGTTCCTTGGTTTCCACGAGGTCCGGCCCGGTTGCCGGACGGGCAACTGGTATTTCCGGCAACTGGATCCGAACGCCGTTTACCGCGGGGAGTTGGGGCGCATCGAGGGCGGGAAGTTCTTCCCCTATTTGACATCCCGGCCGGTTGAGACCCCGCCCGACGGCGTGGTTGAAACCCCGGACGGACCGCCGCCTCCCCCGGACGACGCCCCGCTCCCGGCGGCGGAGGGGCCGCCGCCCTGGTCGGGGAGCCTCCCCCGGGAGGGACGTTAA
- a CDS encoding DUF1957 domain-containing protein: MADGFLALVLHAHLPYVRHPEQERFLEEHWYYQALTECYLPLARVLQGLLRDGVDFCLTLSVSPTLMAMFEDPLLQGRYRRYLERLLGLAAKEKERLKDVEPFAALPGMYEARLLDARALLDDCRDNPLAAFVPALQAGRLELITTAATHGYLPLIRTREARRAQIAIGVQEYARRFGGPPPGFWLPECGYLPGVDELLREQGVGYFFAETHGVLYARPFPRRGVYAPVACPSGVAVFGRDPESSRQVWDRTVGYPGDPYYREYYRDIGYELEWEYLESHLPSAFTRCDTGFKYYRITGGVREKEPYDPAMAAARAERDAAHFLESRELQVQYLGRNLDRPPLIVAPYDAELFGHWWYEGPQWLDALCRLIHRRQGAIRLTTPGRYLRTYPSAQTVELSLSSWGAGGYSEVWLNPANDWIYPRLHRMEKRMRALADLHGGAAGFNRRLLTQAARELLLAQSSDWAFILKTGTATDYANRRLAEHIGRFDFLVGALAGETPLDEARLAAIEARNPLFQELDFRLYSHHYQAPAARSAAGVSRVLMLSWEFPPRTVGGLGRHVYDLSRALARLGVTILVLTAPAPGLPEREEVEGVQVLRLAPGAVDSEDFLTWVGQLNRGMVGLAGKIAPCDLVHAHDWLVGEAGVAISRRWGCPLIATIHATEHGRHRGLHNALQRHIHQQEQHLADRARVVICCSRFMAGEVSKLFGVPRGKVRVIPNGVEPESLRVEPQKQKKAATGKRSILFIGRLVPEKGVQVLIEALAQLAPRSPDLLLTVAGRGPWEVALRNQVQSLGLGERVAFPGFVDGEHKNRLFAEAAVAVFPSLYEPFGIVALEAMAAGVPVIVSDTGGLAEVVEHGVDGFKVPPGRADLLAYYLEEVIRSPALGSQLARSAWQKVITIYDWDRIAEQTREVYAGSLATGGESDGAAAGGR; this comes from the coding sequence ATGGCGGACGGGTTTCTGGCCCTGGTCCTGCATGCCCACCTGCCCTACGTACGCCATCCGGAGCAGGAACGCTTCCTGGAGGAGCACTGGTACTACCAGGCCCTGACCGAGTGTTACCTGCCCCTGGCCCGGGTTTTGCAGGGGCTGCTGCGGGACGGGGTTGATTTTTGCCTGACGCTCTCTGTATCGCCGACGCTGATGGCGATGTTTGAGGACCCGCTGCTGCAGGGGCGCTACCGCCGCTACCTGGAACGGCTGCTGGGCCTGGCGGCGAAGGAGAAGGAGCGCCTGAAGGACGTGGAACCTTTTGCGGCCTTGCCTGGAATGTACGAAGCGCGTCTCCTGGATGCCCGGGCCCTGCTGGACGACTGCCGGGACAACCCGCTCGCGGCCTTCGTCCCGGCGCTGCAGGCCGGGCGGCTCGAACTGATCACGACGGCCGCTACCCACGGCTATCTCCCCCTGATCCGCACCAGGGAGGCCAGGCGCGCCCAGATTGCGATCGGGGTCCAGGAGTATGCCCGGCGCTTCGGCGGCCCGCCCCCGGGGTTCTGGCTTCCGGAGTGCGGATATCTGCCGGGGGTGGACGAACTGCTGCGGGAGCAGGGCGTCGGATACTTCTTTGCTGAAACCCACGGCGTTCTCTACGCGCGGCCTTTCCCCCGCCGCGGCGTGTATGCGCCTGTGGCGTGCCCCTCCGGGGTGGCGGTTTTCGGCCGCGACCCGGAGAGTTCACGGCAGGTTTGGGACCGCACGGTGGGCTACCCCGGGGATCCCTATTACCGCGAATACTACCGGGACATCGGGTATGAACTGGAATGGGAGTACCTGGAATCTCACCTCCCATCCGCCTTCACGCGGTGCGACACGGGCTTTAAATACTACCGGATCACCGGCGGCGTCCGGGAAAAGGAGCCTTACGACCCCGCGATGGCCGCGGCGCGGGCCGAGCGGGACGCCGCCCATTTCCTGGAGAGCCGCGAGTTGCAGGTCCAGTACCTGGGCCGGAACCTGGACCGCCCGCCGCTGATCGTCGCGCCGTACGACGCCGAGCTTTTCGGGCACTGGTGGTATGAGGGGCCGCAATGGTTGGATGCCTTATGCCGCCTCATCCACCGCCGGCAGGGAGCGATCCGCCTGACCACCCCCGGGCGCTACCTGCGGACATACCCCTCCGCCCAGACCGTCGAGCTGTCCCTCTCCAGCTGGGGGGCCGGAGGGTACAGCGAGGTCTGGCTCAACCCGGCCAACGACTGGATCTACCCCCGCCTGCACCGCATGGAGAAACGGATGAGGGCCCTGGCCGACCTGCACGGCGGCGCCGCCGGCTTTAACCGCCGCCTGCTGACCCAGGCGGCGCGGGAACTCCTCCTGGCCCAGAGCAGCGACTGGGCCTTCATCCTCAAGACGGGTACCGCCACCGATTATGCCAACCGGCGCCTGGCGGAGCACATCGGGCGCTTTGACTTCCTGGTCGGTGCGCTCGCCGGGGAGACGCCGCTCGACGAGGCCCGGCTGGCGGCCATCGAGGCACGCAACCCCCTTTTCCAGGAACTGGACTTCCGTCTTTACAGCCACCATTACCAGGCGCCCGCCGCGCGTTCGGCGGCCGGCGTCTCGCGGGTGCTGATGCTTTCCTGGGAATTCCCGCCCCGTACCGTGGGCGGTCTGGGCCGTCACGTATATGACCTGAGCCGGGCGTTGGCTCGGCTGGGGGTGACGATCCTGGTATTGACCGCCCCCGCCCCCGGGCTGCCGGAACGCGAGGAAGTGGAGGGGGTTCAGGTGTTGCGGCTGGCGCCCGGAGCGGTGGACTCGGAGGACTTCCTGACCTGGGTCGGCCAGCTGAACCGGGGGATGGTCGGCCTGGCGGGGAAAATTGCCCCGTGCGACCTGGTCCATGCCCACGACTGGCTGGTCGGAGAGGCGGGGGTCGCCATCAGCCGGCGCTGGGGCTGCCCCCTGATCGCGACCATTCACGCCACGGAGCACGGCCGGCACCGGGGGCTGCACAATGCCTTGCAACGCCATATCCACCAGCAGGAACAGCACCTGGCCGACCGTGCGCGGGTCGTCATCTGCTGCAGCCGCTTTATGGCCGGCGAGGTGAGCAAGCTCTTCGGGGTCCCCCGGGGCAAGGTGCGGGTGATTCCCAACGGAGTGGAACCTGAAAGTCTGCGGGTCGAGCCGCAAAAGCAGAAAAAGGCCGCCACCGGAAAGCGATCCATCCTCTTCATCGGCCGCCTGGTGCCGGAGAAGGGCGTCCAGGTCCTGATCGAGGCCCTGGCGCAACTGGCGCCCCGTTCTCCGGACCTGCTCCTGACGGTGGCCGGCAGGGGCCCCTGGGAGGTTGCCCTGCGGAACCAGGTGCAAAGCCTCGGCCTCGGGGAGCGTGTCGCTTTTCCGGGCTTTGTCGACGGAGAACACAAGAATCGCCTCTTCGCCGAGGCTGCCGTGGCCGTCTTTCCCAGCCTTTACGAACCCTTCGGTATCGTCGCCCTGGAGGCGATGGCCGCCGGGGTGCCGGTCATTGTGTCCGATACCGGGGGTCTGGCCGAGGTCGTCGAACACGGGGTGGATGGGTTCAAGGTCCCACCGGGCCGCGCCGACCTTTTGGCTTACTACCTGGAGGAGGTTATCCGCTCCCCGGCGTTGGGCAGCCAGCTGGCACGCTCCGCCTGGCAGAAGGTGATTACGATTTACGACTGGGATCGTATCGCCGAACAGACCAGAGAAGTCTACGCAGGATCTTTGGCGACGGGAGGGGAGAGCGATGGCGCGGCCGCTGGTGGTCGGTAA
- a CDS encoding glycoside hydrolase family 15 protein produces the protein MARPLVVGNGRILVAFDNLLNMRDFYYPFVGQWNHIQGRRNRLGVWTDSGFAWTESPGWEHRLRYREGALVTEVHATHAGLKVALTINDAVDYHENVYLKRVTVRNLDDREREVRLFFTQNFSIDETPVGDTALFDPVLHVVYHYKKNRYLLANAMAGQTRFHQYATGLKRVGAIEGTFRDAEDGTLSGNPIAQGSVDSVIGLHLRLGPGRAETAYYWICCGRNYQEIRRLNAYVLRHDPCTLIEQTEAFWQSWLARADADCRGLRPRLVELYKTSLLLVRAHLDDHGAIIAACDSDIMGGTNKDHYCYVWPRDGAMIALALIRAGYAKLTRSFFGFCANVLTEGGYLLHKYNPDGTLGSSWHPLIRDGVVQLPIQEDETALVLIALYAYYAAERDLEFISDLHRSFIVPAADFMAGYIDEELNLPQESYDLWEERHGIFTFTAAAVYGGLSAAAAFARLFGDGMRAAGYEARAEQVKQGILERLWSPELNRFVRGLVFDPREGRYGPDQTLESSTAGVYLFGVLPPDDPRVAATMRAIEDGLLVQTAVSGIARYTGDRYFQRSQDVYNVPGNPWFICTLWLAQWYIAVAKAPDDLFRAQGLIEWAAGFALESGVLSEQLDPFSGGPLSVAPLVWSHSTYILALQELMSRQAAFRRRGTGISEAAATVPAGRPINPGTREG, from the coding sequence ATGGCGCGGCCGCTGGTGGTCGGTAACGGGCGCATCCTGGTCGCCTTTGACAACCTCTTGAACATGCGCGACTTTTACTACCCGTTTGTGGGCCAGTGGAACCATATCCAGGGAAGGCGCAACCGGCTCGGTGTCTGGACCGATAGCGGCTTCGCCTGGACCGAGAGCCCAGGGTGGGAACACCGCCTGCGCTACCGGGAGGGGGCCCTGGTCACCGAAGTCCACGCGACACATGCCGGACTGAAAGTCGCTCTCACTATCAACGATGCGGTCGATTACCACGAGAACGTTTATCTGAAACGGGTGACCGTGCGCAACCTGGATGACCGGGAGCGTGAGGTGCGCCTCTTCTTTACCCAGAACTTCTCCATTGACGAGACGCCCGTGGGTGACACGGCCCTCTTCGATCCCGTGCTCCACGTTGTCTACCACTACAAGAAAAACCGTTACCTCTTGGCCAATGCCATGGCCGGGCAGACCCGCTTCCATCAATATGCCACGGGGTTAAAGCGAGTGGGAGCGATCGAAGGCACTTTCCGGGACGCCGAGGACGGGACCCTGAGCGGCAACCCGATCGCCCAGGGTTCGGTCGACAGCGTCATCGGACTGCACCTGCGCCTCGGGCCGGGCAGGGCCGAAACGGCGTACTACTGGATCTGCTGCGGGCGCAACTACCAGGAAATCCGCCGGCTGAACGCCTACGTCCTCCGGCACGACCCCTGCACCCTGATCGAACAGACCGAGGCCTTCTGGCAGAGCTGGCTGGCACGCGCGGACGCGGATTGCCGGGGGCTCAGGCCCCGGCTGGTGGAGCTGTATAAGACGAGCCTGCTGCTGGTGCGGGCGCACCTTGATGATCATGGGGCGATTATTGCCGCGTGCGATTCCGATATCATGGGAGGGACCAACAAGGACCATTACTGCTACGTCTGGCCCAGGGACGGGGCCATGATCGCCTTGGCCCTGATCCGGGCGGGCTATGCCAAACTCACCCGTTCCTTTTTTGGCTTTTGCGCCAACGTTCTTACCGAGGGCGGCTACCTTCTTCATAAGTACAACCCGGACGGCACTCTCGGATCCAGCTGGCATCCCCTGATACGTGACGGGGTGGTGCAGTTGCCGATCCAGGAGGATGAGACCGCCCTGGTCCTGATCGCCCTTTACGCCTACTATGCAGCCGAACGGGACCTGGAGTTCATTTCGGATCTGCACCGTTCCTTTATCGTCCCGGCCGCCGACTTCATGGCCGGGTACATCGACGAGGAGCTTAACCTGCCGCAGGAAAGCTATGATCTGTGGGAGGAACGCCACGGCATTTTTACCTTCACGGCGGCTGCGGTCTACGGGGGCCTTTCGGCGGCCGCCGCCTTCGCCCGGCTGTTCGGGGACGGCATGCGCGCCGCCGGTTACGAGGCACGTGCGGAGCAGGTTAAACAGGGCATCCTGGAACGCCTCTGGTCACCGGAACTGAACCGTTTTGTCCGCGGCCTGGTGTTCGACCCCCGGGAAGGACGTTACGGCCCGGACCAAACACTGGAATCCAGCACGGCGGGGGTGTACCTGTTCGGCGTGCTGCCTCCCGATGACCCCAGGGTGGCGGCCACGATGCGCGCCATCGAGGACGGGTTGCTGGTCCAGACGGCGGTGAGCGGTATTGCCCGCTACACCGGCGATCGGTATTTCCAGCGATCCCAGGACGTTTATAACGTGCCCGGAAACCCCTGGTTCATCTGCACCCTCTGGCTGGCGCAGTGGTACATCGCCGTGGCGAAGGCCCCGGACGACCTTTTCCGCGCCCAGGGGCTGATCGAATGGGCGGCAGGGTTCGCGCTGGAAAGCGGAGTGCTCAGTGAACAGCTGGATCCCTTCAGCGGGGGCCCGCTCTCGGTGGCGCCCCTGGTCTGGTCGCACTCGACCTATATCCTGGCCCTTCAGGAACTGATGTCCAGGCAAGCCGCTTTCCGGCGGCGCGGGACAGGAATCTCGGAAGCGGCGGCGACCGTCCCGGCGGGGCGGCCGATAAATCCGGGTACCAGAGAGGGGTAG
- a CDS encoding Spo0B domain-containing protein, translated as MDELLRFIRIYGHDFLNHLQVISGYAQLHKTEHIREYIGQVTAEIRAVSRVTLLSAPEGAAGLLSLRESAARYGVPLVINIEGDLPPTTAAGALRRALACLGDVFAPLEGTAAPAVLTVAGSGETAVVLVLPAERAVLGTALDRPLEEAGRHLAEAGGRIETQDGVGGVTIRLVIPAAGQPPGEAGAEAASANATGAGR; from the coding sequence GTGGACGAGCTTCTGCGCTTTATACGCATCTACGGCCACGATTTCCTGAACCACCTTCAGGTCATCTCCGGTTACGCTCAGCTACATAAAACGGAGCACATCCGGGAATACATCGGCCAGGTGACCGCCGAAATCCGTGCCGTCAGCCGGGTCACGCTCCTGTCGGCGCCGGAGGGGGCCGCAGGCTTGCTGTCCCTGAGGGAGTCCGCCGCCCGTTACGGGGTTCCTTTGGTGATCAACATCGAAGGCGACCTCCCTCCCACGACGGCTGCGGGAGCTTTGAGGCGGGCCCTGGCGTGCCTGGGGGACGTCTTCGCGCCCCTGGAGGGGACCGCCGCGCCGGCCGTCCTCACGGTGGCGGGCAGCGGTGAAACCGCCGTTGTCCTGGTGCTCCCGGCGGAAAGGGCGGTCCTGGGAACGGCGCTGGACCGTCCCCTCGAGGAGGCCGGCCGCCACCTGGCCGAGGCCGGGGGGCGTATCGAGACGCAGGACGGCGTCGGCGGGGTGACGATTCGTCTGGTGATACCCGCTGCGGGGCAGCCGCCGGGCGAGGCCGGGGCTGAAGCCGCATCGGCGAACGCTACGGGGGCTGGGAGGTAG
- the obgE gene encoding GTPase ObgE yields the protein MFYDYAKVYVAGGAGGNGCVAFRREKYVPFGGPSGGDGGRGGHVIFRADEGLNTLIDFRYRKHFRAGRGRHGMGSRMTGRQGEDLVVKVPVGTLVRREDNGQVLADLTEHGQEAVIARGGRGGRGNVHFKSSTRQAPSFAEKGEPGEELTVVVELKLLADVGLVGFPNAGKSTILSRVSAARPKIADYPFTTLEPHLGVVRVDEGVSFVLADVPGLIEGAHAGAGLGHRFLRHIERTRVLIHVLDTAGSEGRDPLEDFRIINRELREYNPWLAERPQLIAANKMDLPGAEENLLRLEDALGDIYEIFPVSAASGEGLERLMFRAAALLAAIPRDVSTVVTETGEAPPEDEDAFSVYAEGDGKFVVRGRGVERRVAMTDLDNPEAVRYLQEALRRMGVEDALRSKGVKTGDTVHIGGFAFEYREDTTI from the coding sequence ATGTTCTACGACTACGCCAAGGTATATGTGGCGGGAGGGGCCGGGGGCAACGGCTGCGTGGCCTTCCGGCGCGAGAAATACGTCCCCTTCGGGGGCCCCTCCGGAGGCGACGGCGGCCGCGGCGGCCATGTCATCTTCCGCGCCGACGAGGGGCTCAACACCCTCATTGACTTCCGTTACCGCAAGCACTTCCGTGCCGGCCGCGGCCGGCACGGGATGGGCAGCCGGATGACCGGGCGCCAGGGAGAGGACCTGGTGGTCAAGGTGCCGGTGGGAACGCTCGTGCGGCGGGAGGACAACGGCCAGGTCCTGGCCGACCTGACGGAGCATGGCCAGGAGGCGGTCATCGCCCGCGGCGGGCGCGGCGGGCGGGGTAACGTCCACTTCAAGAGCAGCACGCGCCAGGCCCCTTCCTTCGCCGAGAAGGGGGAGCCCGGCGAAGAGCTCACCGTCGTCGTGGAACTCAAACTCCTGGCCGATGTGGGGCTGGTAGGCTTCCCGAACGCGGGGAAGTCCACCATCCTCTCGCGGGTTTCGGCGGCGCGGCCGAAGATCGCCGACTACCCTTTCACCACGCTGGAGCCCCACCTGGGAGTGGTCCGCGTCGATGAAGGAGTAAGTTTCGTCCTGGCCGACGTCCCCGGGTTGATCGAGGGCGCTCATGCCGGCGCCGGCCTGGGGCATCGCTTCCTGCGGCATATCGAGCGCACGCGCGTTTTAATCCATGTCCTTGACACCGCGGGAAGCGAAGGCCGCGACCCGCTGGAGGATTTCCGGATCATCAACCGCGAGTTGCGGGAGTATAACCCCTGGCTGGCCGAAAGGCCGCAGTTGATCGCCGCGAACAAGATGGACCTCCCGGGGGCCGAGGAAAACCTGCTGCGGCTGGAGGACGCGCTGGGGGACATCTACGAGATATTTCCGGTATCCGCCGCCAGCGGTGAAGGGCTGGAGCGCCTTATGTTCCGGGCGGCGGCGCTGCTGGCGGCGATCCCGCGGGATGTCTCCACCGTCGTCACCGAGACAGGGGAAGCGCCGCCGGAAGACGAGGATGCTTTCAGCGTCTATGCTGAGGGGGACGGCAAGTTTGTCGTCCGCGGCCGGGGCGTTGAACGCCGGGTCGCCATGACCGACCTGGATAACCCGGAAGCCGTTCGTTACCTCCAGGAGGCGCTGCGGCGGATGGGAGTCGAAGACGCTTTGCGGAGCA